A portion of the Oryzias melastigma strain HK-1 linkage group LG1, ASM292280v2, whole genome shotgun sequence genome contains these proteins:
- the LOC118599062 gene encoding uncharacterized protein LOC118599062 has product MDGRFCDFSVEEFACASLSAITAQDLAEIMKCNRSSSSSGSTQVWKLLLFKTSGVLEEALDLISNSTINPMNPSASMILDSIQELKLDQFSNGTLNDPLTLQLWFSSRLRPFLPAVSNDFLSCLATKDLLCSSYQYIVQIFSQVQPQMNLHQQISVYTNFIKIYLKRNNTADPGCILNINSSTEWLQNNMGGFSFFLSIQDIQELYPQFSAMEALQLLSIRQLAEVSTTPGQLTTIDQVTMVMSYVPDQQLGSFFDNFSPAILGRENILPSTVRSAMLQVVFDRANLSSPSVSDAVVLLWLQVRLRPLLVNLASYHVTPYFNILAGRNCSIEQQG; this is encoded by the exons ATGGACGGCCGTTTCTGTGACTTTTCTGTGGAGGAATTTGCCTGTGCTTCT CTTTCAGCAATAACTGCACAAGACCTGGCAGAGATAATGAAGTGTAATCGATCGTCCAGCTCAAGCGGGTCCACACAAGTCTGGAAGCTTCTTCTCTTTAAAACTTCTGGGGTGCTGGAAGAAGCTCTGGATCTTATATCAAACTcg ACAATCAACCCCATGAACCCTTCAGCCTCCATGATCCTGGACAGCATCCAAGAACTCAAACTTGACCAATTCAGCAACGGCACCCTGAATGATCCGTTGACTCTTCAACTGTGGTTCAGTAGTCGACTTCGTCCGTTCCTACCTGCTGTTTCCAATGATTTCCTTTCATGTCTGGCAACAAAGGATTTGCTGTGCAGCTCCTACCAGTATAT TGTGCAGATTTTCAGTCAAGTTCAGCCACAGATGAATCTTCATCAGCAAATCTCTGTGTACACAAACTTCATCAAGATTTACCTGAAAAGGAACAACACTGCAG ATCCTGGCTGCATCTTGAACATCAACAGCAGCACAGAGTGGCTCCAGAACAACATGGGaggattttctttcttcttgtcTATTCAAGACATTCAAGAGCTCTACCCACAATTCTCAGcg ATGGAAGCCCTGCAATTGCTGTCCATCAGACAACTTGCAGAGGTTTCTACCACACCTGGCCAACTCACAACTATTGATCAAGTCACCATGGTGATGAGTTATGTTCCTGATCAACAACTTGGATCCTTCTTTGATAATTTCTCACCGGCCATCTTG GGACGTGAAAACATTCTGCCCTCCACTGTGAGGTCAGCCATGCTGCAGGTTGTATTTGATCGTGCAAACCTCTCCAGTCCATCAGTCAGTGATGCTGTTGTGTTACTGTGGCTCCAAGTTCGActccgccccctgctggtgaATTTAGCATCTTACCATGTGACTCCATACTTTAATATACTGGCAGGAAGAAACTGCAGCATTGAGCAACAGGGGTGA